The following are from one region of the Sandaracinus amylolyticus genome:
- a CDS encoding class I SAM-dependent methyltransferase has product MEIVSPVSRDDHKRFLDAYYGWARDVYDVTRRYYLLGRDRVIDQLLREPWNRLVEIGPGTGRNLRKLHAERPVALYGGIEASSAMLERARARCPWAIFEEGFAEDAEYRELLGAPPDRVLVSYTLSMVQDVERAIENAREMVSPRGEIVVVDFGDLRGLRGPLAPALRAWLEAFHVTPLPSGVLERHARTIEDGPLGYYRIARIPPA; this is encoded by the coding sequence ATGGAGATCGTCTCGCCGGTCTCGCGCGACGACCACAAGCGCTTCCTCGACGCGTACTACGGCTGGGCGCGCGACGTGTACGACGTCACGCGCCGCTACTACCTGCTCGGTCGCGACCGGGTGATCGACCAGCTCCTGCGCGAGCCGTGGAACAGGCTCGTCGAGATCGGGCCCGGCACCGGCCGCAACCTGCGCAAGCTGCACGCCGAGCGCCCCGTCGCGCTCTACGGAGGCATCGAGGCCTCGAGCGCCATGCTCGAGCGCGCGCGCGCTCGCTGTCCGTGGGCGATCTTCGAAGAGGGCTTCGCCGAGGACGCCGAGTACCGCGAGCTCCTCGGTGCACCGCCCGATCGCGTGCTCGTCTCGTACACGCTCTCGATGGTCCAGGACGTCGAGCGCGCGATCGAGAACGCGCGCGAGATGGTCTCGCCGCGCGGTGAGATCGTGGTCGTCGACTTCGGCGATCTGCGTGGATTGCGCGGCCCGCTCGCGCCGGCGCTGCGCGCCTGGCTAGAGGCGTTCCACGTCACGCCCCTGCCGTCCGGCGTGCTCGAGCGTCACGCGCGCACGATCGAGGACGGGCCGCTCGGCTACTACCGGATCGCGCGGATCCCACCGGCCTAG
- a CDS encoding DUF4911 domain-containing protein produces MSDPIDGASHVPLGEGLVVRRLRMQPSDIVRLRGILAGYDGLASAHGDRTGVVVLVTTTDREAELDEWLEDVAREIDLEIL; encoded by the coding sequence ATGAGCGATCCGATCGACGGCGCGTCGCACGTCCCGCTCGGCGAGGGCCTCGTGGTCCGACGGTTGCGTATGCAACCGTCGGACATCGTGCGGCTGCGCGGGATCCTCGCGGGCTACGACGGGCTGGCGAGCGCGCATGGAGATCGCACCGGCGTGGTGGTGCTGGTGACGACGACGGATCGCGAGGCCGAGCTCGACGAATGGCTCGAGGACGTCGCGCGCGAGATCGACCTCGAGATCCTCTAG
- a CDS encoding DUF3419 family protein, whose product MQLRDVAFEHTFQRLFVYNILFEDAEVDETHLGIDERSRVLSITGAGCGVAGMLSRDPRSIDAVDINPHHLALTALKCTAAKTMRSYSRFYDLCGRGWQPDPERTIAQLARTMPSWMQRYWSRHHGRFDRSVYREGLTAVMLGAFRRFTGLDADWLRWAMRLSPDERVAAVDDHIAPVLLSPLARAYFSSPAQLVALGINFSQRDRILATEDSPDLAAFVLDHLRRLARTDVATNWFIWWAIAGHFDHERTTDAVPPYLRPDRHARSIEASTEVRYHRANLFDVLERSPQRSYTHYTLCDAPDWMPERTQRQLLDEILRTSEDGAIVLYRSVEDECMATRLGYERRFVPLRDRTEHATQADRSRQYRAVRFYQVAH is encoded by the coding sequence ATGCAGCTCCGCGACGTCGCCTTCGAGCACACGTTCCAGCGCCTGTTCGTCTACAACATCCTGTTCGAGGACGCGGAGGTCGACGAGACGCACCTCGGGATCGACGAGCGCTCGCGCGTGCTCTCGATCACCGGTGCGGGCTGCGGCGTCGCGGGCATGTTGAGCCGCGATCCGCGGTCGATCGATGCCGTCGACATCAACCCGCACCACCTCGCGCTCACCGCGCTGAAGTGCACCGCGGCGAAGACGATGCGATCGTACTCGCGCTTCTACGATCTCTGCGGGCGCGGGTGGCAGCCCGATCCCGAGCGCACGATCGCGCAGCTCGCGCGCACGATGCCCTCGTGGATGCAGCGCTACTGGTCGCGCCACCACGGCCGCTTCGACCGCAGCGTGTACCGCGAGGGCCTCACCGCCGTGATGCTCGGCGCGTTCCGGCGCTTCACCGGGCTCGACGCCGACTGGCTGCGCTGGGCGATGCGCCTGTCTCCCGACGAGCGCGTCGCCGCGGTCGACGATCACATCGCGCCGGTGCTGCTGAGCCCGCTCGCGCGCGCGTACTTCTCGTCGCCCGCGCAGCTCGTCGCGCTCGGCATCAACTTCTCGCAGCGCGATCGCATCCTCGCGACCGAGGACTCGCCCGATCTCGCGGCGTTCGTGCTCGATCACCTGCGTCGCCTCGCGCGCACCGACGTCGCGACGAACTGGTTCATCTGGTGGGCGATCGCGGGGCACTTCGATCACGAGCGCACCACCGACGCGGTGCCGCCCTACCTGCGGCCCGATCGTCACGCGCGCTCGATCGAGGCGAGCACCGAGGTGCGCTACCACCGCGCGAACCTCTTCGACGTGCTCGAGCGCTCGCCGCAGCGCTCCTACACGCACTACACGCTCTGCGACGCGCCCGACTGGATGCCGGAGCGCACGCAGCGCCAGCTGCTCGACGAGATCCTCCGGACCAGCGAGGACGGCGCGATCGTGCTGTACCGCTCGGTCGAGGACGAGTGCATGGCGACGCGCCTCGGGTACGAGCGTCGGTTCGTCCCGCTGCGCGACCGCACCGAGCACGCGACGCAGGCCGATCGCTCTCGCCAGTACCGCGCGGTGCGCTTCTACCAGGTGGCGCACTGA